CTTGATGGTCTGGTAAACGCGGGTGCCCTCGCCCAGCTTGTGCTCCAGAATCGTCGCCAGGGGGCCGACGAAACCATAGGCCAGCAGAATACCGAGGAAGGTGCCCACCAGCGCGTGCGCGATCAGCATGCCCAGCTCGGACGGCGGCGCGCCCACCGAGGCCATGGTGTGCACCACCCCCATCACCGCGGCCACGATACCGAAGGCCGGCATGCCGTCCGCCAGGCCCTTGACGGCATTCACCGGCACCTCGCCCTCGTGATGGTGGGTTTCGATTTCCACATCCATCAGGTTTTCGATTTCAAAAGCATTGAGATTGCCGCCCACCATCAAGCGCAGATAGTCGCAAATAAACTCGACCACATGGTGGTCGTGCATCACCGTCGGGTACTTGGAGAACACCGGGCTGGCGTCTGGATTTTCGACATCCGCCTCAACCGACATCAAGCCTTCCTTGCGGACCTTGGTCAGAATTTCAAACAACAGCGAGAAGAGATCCATATAAAAGGCCTTGCCGTAAGGACTGCCCTTGAAGACAGTCGGCAAGGCCTTGGTGGTGGCTTTCAAAGGCGCCCCGCCGTTGGCGACGATAAAGGCGCCGATGGCGGCGCCTGCGATCATGACCACTTCCAGCGGTTGCATCAGCGCGGCCAGTTCCCCCCCGGCCGCGACAAAGCCCCCCAGCACCGAAGCGAGGATGAGAATGTACCCGATTGCGACGAACATGCGTCAAGTCCTGTTTTGTGTGTTGCCCAAACCGCCGAATGTGCTGCGGACAGCTTTTTTGCAATTCATTATAGGAATAATAGAAAAAGCGGGTGGAATTGTACCAACCCGCTATGTCAGCTGTAAAACATGCTGTAGAGATCGACGGCTGGCCCTCAAGCCAGCATAGCCGTTGTCACGCCAGTCCGCGCGCCTTGAGCGTCTGCTCGAACTCCTCCAGACAGCGCGCCGCCAGCGCCAGCATCTCGTCCACCTCGGCTCGCGTCATCACCAGCGGCGGCGCGGAAACAATATGATCGCCGCAGGCGCGCATGATCAAATTATTGCGGAAGAAGATGTCGCGGCACAGGGTGCCGACCTCGCCGAAGTCCGGGAACAGCTCGCGCGCGGCCTTGTTCTTGACCAGGGTGAATGCCTGGATCATGCCGACGCCGCGCACATCGTCCACATGCTCGAAGCGGCTGAAGGTTTCGCGCCAGCGCCGCTGCATATACGGCCCGATATCGTCCTTGACCCGCTGGACGATGCCCTCGTCGCGCAGCGCCACCACATTGGCGTGGGCGACGGCGGCGCACACCGGATGGCCGGAATAGGTGAAACCATGATTGAAATCGCCGCCGGCGATCAGCCCTTCGGCCACGCGCTTGCCGACAAACACCGCGCCTATCGGCAGATAGCCCGATGACAGGCCCTTGGCGGTGGTGAAGATGTCGGGCTGGAAGCCCAGATGCTGATGGCCGAACCATTCGCCGG
The Chromobacterium sp. IIBBL 290-4 DNA segment above includes these coding regions:
- the motA gene encoding flagellar motor stator protein MotA encodes the protein MFVAIGYILILASVLGGFVAAGGELAALMQPLEVVMIAGAAIGAFIVANGGAPLKATTKALPTVFKGSPYGKAFYMDLFSLLFEILTKVRKEGLMSVEADVENPDASPVFSKYPTVMHDHHVVEFICDYLRLMVGGNLNAFEIENLMDVEIETHHHEGEVPVNAVKGLADGMPAFGIVAAVMGVVHTMASVGAPPSELGMLIAHALVGTFLGILLAYGFVGPLATILEHKLGEGTRVYQTIKVTLLASLNGYAPQVAVEFGRKALTSNDRPSFKELEDHVKQKK